One region of Choristoneura fumiferana chromosome 3, NRCan_CFum_1, whole genome shotgun sequence genomic DNA includes:
- the Stam gene encoding LOW QUALITY PROTEIN: signal transducing adaptor molecule (The sequence of the model RefSeq protein was modified relative to this genomic sequence to represent the inferred CDS: inserted 2 bases in 1 codon) translates to MMGIFGNSSPFDQDVEKATSENNGSEDWALILEICDRAGAGGSGAARDCLRAVTRRLAHPDPHVQLAAATLLDACVANCGRAFLLEVASRDFLHELRRLLARAQPGVARRLRQLLRKWAENEFKGDAQLDLVPSLYHKLRQEGHDFDGHGAPPPRAPAPRRRREQDELARAIALSLREAGGALYPRVDDAPAPSAAAAPAAAAAPRPAPAPAAITGRKVRALYDFEAAEDNELTFLAGEIVTVTDASDPNWWKGSNERGEGLFPANFVTPDLASPPPRGGAGSESDSESEESGSGIDEAALDGVLAALHASSPEVSAGAPMXAAPAARGAALRQAAPVDSALQRADRRHARLTQLSAELVDALNLYHHLMRGPAPPPPPPLQYYAPPAPPAPPAPHLMGPPPSRC, encoded by the exons AGAAGGCGACCAGCGAGAACAACGGCAGCGAGGACTGGGCGCTGATCCTGGAGATCTGCGACCGCGCGGGGGCGGGGggcagcggcgcggcgcgcgactgcctgcgcgcggtcacgcGGCGCCTGGCGCACCCCGACCCGCACGTGCAGCTGGCGGCCGCCACGCTGCTGGACGCGTGCGTGGCCAACTGCGGCCGCGCCTTCCTGCTGGAGGTGGCCTCGCGCGACTTCCTGCACGAGCTGCGCCGGCTgctggcgcgcgcgcagcccggCGTCGCGCGCCGCCTCAGGCAGCTGCTGCGCAAGTGGGCCGAGAACGAGTTCAAGGGCGACGCGCAGCTCGACCTCGTGCCCTCGCTCTACCACAAGCTGCGCCAGGAGGGGCACGACTTCGACGGGCACGGGGCCCCGCCGCCCCGCGCCCCcgccccccgccgccgccgcgagcAGGACGAGCTGGCGCGCGCCATCGCGCTGTCGCTGCGGGAGGCGGGCGGCGCGCTGTACCCGCGCGTGGACGACGCGCCGGCGccctccgccgccgccgcccccgccgccgccgccgccccccgccccgcccccgcccccgccgccatCACGGGCCGCAAGGTGCGCGCTCTGTACGACTTTGAGGCGGCCGAAGACAACGAACTCACATTCCTGGCTGGAGAGATAG TGACGGTGACGGACGCCAGCGACCCCAACTGGTGGAAGGGCAGCAACGAGCGCGGCGAGGGGCTGTTCCCCGCCAACTTCGTGACGCCGGACCTCGCGTCGCCGCCGCCCA GGGGCGGCGCCGGCTCCGAGTCGGACTCTGAGTCGGAGGAGTCCGGGTCCGGTATCGACGAGGCGGCGCTGGACGGCGTGCTGGCGGCGCTGCACGCGTCGAGCCCGGAGGTGTCGGCGGGGGCTCCGAT GGCCGCTCCGGCGGCGCGAGGCGCGGCCCTGCGGCAGGCGGCGCCGGTGGACAGCGCGCTGCAGCGGGCCGACCGGCGCCACGCGCGGCTCACGCAGCTCAGCGCGGAGCTCGTGGACGCGCTCAACCTGTACCACCACCTGATGCGGGGGCcggcgccgcccccgcccccgccgctgCAGTACTACGCGCCCCCCGCGCCACCCGCGCCACCCGCGCCACACCTCATGGGACCCCCGCCGTCCCG GTGCTAA